TATGGCTGGCACTGGTGGGTGGATTCATTGTCTTCGATCGATTACTTCTATGCACGCGGCTTCGGCGGGCAATTCATCCATATCATTCCCAGCCTTGAGACAGTGGTTGTGCAGACGCATGATAATCGCAAGGAAAAAGAACAGCCGGATATTTTTCGTGAATATATCTTACCGTTGTTCATCGAATAACAATTCCTACTGATCACCCTTGTGCCCCTGATTACGCGTAGTTCGATGATAGGAGTTGCTCTTGAGAAAGGATATCCAGGCTTTCCGGTTCGTATAGAGTAAAATACCAAAGTTAATCACCCAGATATATAACAAGGGCATTGAGAAATGGATTAGCCCAATATAGATCGGTAATATAAGAAATCCAGCAACCACCTGGAAACCATCTGCGTCCCTTGGATCTGTTCTGCGGCTCGGTAGCCATCTAAAGCAGAGCTTCATTAAAGCCAATACGAGTGCATAAGCCAGAGCTCCCTCAAACCTGGTCAGTGCACTCCACACCCCAAAGGTCACGGCTATCGCTTTGCCACCCTTGAATTTCATAAATGGTGAGAATACATGCCCCAAAATAAAAGCAGGAGCGACATAGACCGGTTCATAGCCTTGAATGAACCCGGACTGCAGCATCAAGAGTAACGGAATATACCCTTTGGCAAAATCGAGCACAATGCCCAACATCCCGAGTCTATAACCCGCCGCTTGCCATAAATTGAAGGCACCCGGATTGCCGTCCCCTTCTCTTCGTATATCTTTGCTGGCTACCCTCCCTAGCCAATAAGAGAACATCAGCGAGCCGGACAGAAATGCCGTAACGGTCAACAAGATGATCATTGCTAGGACCTGCCCCTCACCTGGATTGCCCTTCCTTTCCACGACACAGCACCAATAAATACGACCTGATAGGCGGAATACAGGAGCACAATCAGAAAGAACAATGTTGATAAAATATGAACCAGCGGCATAAGCTTACCGAACTTCCCTACGTACTGAATAAAGTAAAAAATTTGAAGCGTATATATTATATATCCGGCCAGTGCAGCAAAAAACCACGATTCGTTACCCCAGAGAAATAAGAAGCTCTCTGATACGATGAGCCCAACGAGCCATAACGCAACCAATACGGTGGTTGGTGCAGCCAAATTGGCGGTGCTGAGAACAGCCCCTTTTCCAAAACCCTGTAACTCACTTTTGATCCCGCCCGGATACATTCTGGAGGAGACAAGGTCATGCCCCAGGAAATTGGTCACCGGAATTCCTGCTGCCCGATACCTTGCCCCTAAATTAAGATCGTCTAAAATCTCCGACTTGATTCCATCATGTCCCTGAACCTCTTCATAGTCCACTCTGGTCGTAATGATACAGGAACCGTATAGCCCTGTTTGTTTACTTTTGCGTTCAAAAGGTGAGGTGAAGGCGAACACGCCGAGAACATTCGTGATCATTGCTAGTCGTTCGTAGAATTTCTCCGTATAGTGATACGGAATGACGGAGATAACTCCGCCAAATTTGCGGCGTATTCCAAGCAGCTTCTCAAGCGCCTGGGGAACCAGCCGGACATCCGCATCCAGAAAAACAATCAATTCACCGGAACTATGCAGGAAGCCGTTCCATACGGCCCAGGTCTTCCCCGTCCACCCCACAGGCAGCTCCGGATTATCGACCACCTTCACGCCGAAACTAACTGCAAGTTCTCGAGTTCGGTCCTCCGAACCATCATCCACAACAATAATCTCATCCGGTTGATAGCTCTGTTGCAGTAAGGAGCTGAGAATATGCGGCAAGTTCGCTTCCTCATTTCTGGCCGGGATAATGACGGAAATCCGTTCATCTCGTATATAGGTTTCTGTACTTTCCGGTACTGTGTTTTTTCGAAACAGCACAAACCCTGAAATACACCCCAAGACGGCAACAACACAAACTGCTATCACCAAATCGATCCCCCCAATCAGAAAGGAACTACTTACTGCTTGAACAAGATTATTTATGTATACGCGACATAACAGTTATCGATGCTAGAAGTATCTATACAGCAAATAAGCCACGAACCCCCCACCTGTAAAATATAGTGAGCTGCTTCATGGCTTATCGTCTACAATCATATTAAAAACTAAGTCGTTGCCTCTTTATAGGGTACTACAGCACCGCAGAAATCGCACTTTACCGACCGATCCGGTGGAACTGTAGCTACGGCTCCGCATCCCGGACACTCGACGGATACAGGTACTTTAGGAGCCCCACCTGCTACTGAAGAAGCATCTCCCGGAAAAGCATTAACTGCATTGTCATTCTCCGACGATGAAGTATATACATAACTGGTGGTAACGGTTCTAACCCCCTGATTGCCTGCCTGTTTGATCTGCTCCTGTACATAATCATTGACCGACCTGGCATCGAGCGGGTCAAAACCTCTATTAACTGTTCCCTTCGCAGAGGGGCCCGGTTGGTTTGAATTAGGGATTCCATACGGTCCACCATTCGGTATTCCATTATAATTACCAGGATTTGCTGACCTACCTTGAGGATAGCCTGCCATATTAATCGGGAGCTGCTTCTTGGCATCAACCATCCTGATACTCATAATCAACAACAGAATGCCTGGTACAATTAATAGAATAAGAGCAAATATGCTAATCGCCACTTCAGAAGCGGCCAAACCTCCAAAAAAACCGACGATTCCAATAAGCAGCAAACCTATTGATAAAATCATAAGCAAGACACCGGATAATTTCTTCACTTCCTAACCTCCTAAACCTGAACATTAAAGACTATTTCGATATGAGTAGCTGGCTGTTACGTCTGGCAAGTGTACTAGAGAATTCATTTAAGCTTTGCAGAATAACCTCAAATGATAACTCTTGGTCGCCAGAAAACATCAGCGTTACCTGCTCTATCAGTGAATGAATCTGATGATACAATGATTGATCCATGTATGTAAGTGACTGTGGTGTAACCGGATCGCTGTAATGAACCTTGTCGATCAGTTTGGTCATAACGGACTCAATCTCATGACTGTACGGGCTATCTACGGAACGAATTTTTTCGTGTAATTCCTTTAACGCCATTTCAATAGCATGCAAGTTGATAACGCCTGTGCTCGTCTCCTCTTCGCGATCGATAGCTGATCTTAGGAACAAGATAAGTAGCCCGCCAAGAATAACCGCCATGGCAAAGGTCAACACATGCAAGAGGATGAACCAACGTAGAGCTAGATCAGCGAATCCGGTAAAAAAGGAAAAAATAAGTACTGCCACGAAATAAGCAACAATAACGGTACCAAGAGCCAGATATCCGGGAATCATTCTTTTAATGGTATCGACATTACCGAACCAATAATCCGCATAACGCCACAGGACGGTTTCCGCCAATAGAACAGAGATCAGCGAAATCCAGAAGGAAATCGTCATCACAAAGCCCGTATATAGTGCCAAAAAAGAGATTAGCGTTGAAAAGACTGCTACCAGATATAGACCAAATAATACGATCTTTCCTAAAGGTAACCGATTGGTTGCCACTAATCGTTGCCCCCTTCCAACAGGCTGGCCCCGCATTCCAAACAGAATTTTTGATTTGGACCAACTTCATGCCCGCAGCTATTGCATTTTAGAACAACTTCCGTACCACAATTACCGCAGAATTTACTGCTACCCGGCACTAATTCGCTGCACTTGGGACAATGACGAGGTAACGGCTCCTTACATTTTACACATTCCAGGCTATTCTCAGGATTATCCGTACCGCACCTTGGACAGGCAAAATATTTATCACCACAGTTCGGACAAAACTTGGAATCCTTCTGAATCGGAGAGCCGCAAACGTTGCAGGTTGCGACGGTTTCCTTGGCCGCGGCTTGTTGTATACTCTCCGCTAACGGCTGGCCGCAGCTGCTGCAAAAAGCCGAATTCTCCTCGTTAGCATGCTGGCAGTTCGAACAAATACGGTAGGCGGCTTGCTTGTTTGTCACTTTTGTATTCATAGCTCCTGCAAGCTCGGACATCGCACTTCCTATCGGGCCGCCAATGCCTGATCCCATTCCAAAGCCAAGTCCGGTCCCCATAATTCCGGCCTGCATGCTTCCTTCATTTTTGGCGGCTCCCTCTAACGTATCAAAGGTACGCTCCTGCTGATAATTGTATCCGAGGATGTCCATCTCCGCTTTGCGTGCCAGCGCATCTCTCAAGCGCTTGACGGAAGGATCCGACTCTGGAAGGTTCACGCTCTGAACGTATAGGTTTAAGACATTAATCCCGTACTCTTCCATAGCAGTAGCTACAGAACTTTTGAAATGATCTGACATTTCACTAGTAAATGCGTTGATCTCCAGCACGCTGATCTTTTTATGTACAAGGTACGAAGTAATTAGCGAGTTAATGTTCATTCCTATTAAGCCGCGGAAGTACTCGACCAACGTATTCTGGGTAAATCCGCGTAGTGTTCCTACCAATTTGGTCAGGAATTTGCGTGAATCCTCAATTTCAATACCCAACTGTCCAAAAGCCCTAACAGGAACAATAATATTATACTTAGGATCCTGTAATTGAATCGGGCTGGACGTTCCCCACTTCACATCCAACGAACTTACCTTGTTAATATACCAAACTTCAGCCGAAAACGGAGATTTTCCTCCAAACGGCAAATTGATGATATTGTTCAATATCGGTATGTTTGCTGTACTTAACGTATGACGACCAGGGCCGTATAAATCAAGCGCTCTGCCATCCTTGAACAGAATCGCCTCCTGGGATTGATTTACAATTAGTTGAGTCCATGTCCCTAATTCTGTCTCGGGATGCTTCCATACGAGAACGTCCGGGGAGCCATCATACTTGATTACATCAATTAGTGCCATTTCTCTTTCCCCACTTATCAATATATTTATTTAAATATGTATTCTACCAGATGCCACCTATTTCCTCCTGCCATAAAACAAAAGGACTAATCTAAAAGTCACTGCCAAGTTGATCTGTCGCACCCTATTGAGATATATCATAGCAAAAGTTGCAAAACTCATAATAGCGAGTTACAATTATGTAAATTGGCCATAAGGTAGATGCCGCTTCGATATTGATGATCGAGGCGGTTTTTTTGTCTTTTAGATCTGTAGCTGAACAACAGGTGTGGCATAAGCCTCTCCCTATTCTCTAACGAAACTACGTATCGTTATTTAAGCAAAAAAAGGCCTCACAAAATTCTAACGAAACTGGGTATCGCTATTTAGTGAAAAAGACAGGATTACTCCTCATTTTCGCTCAAATAACGATATGGTGTTTCGTTAGATTTGAAAAGGCATCAATTTTGCCTAAATAGCGTGTCACAGTTTCGTTAGCGGGGTTGTGGCGACTAATGTTGCCAAGTTTTGTTCAATTAGGTTCTTGGAGCTCAATGGCAACTTATTCTTAGTGACGGCGCTCCGGTTGCACTAGTGGCATTGCAGTCAACCAACGACACTATCTAAATAGTTGTCAAATTCTAGGATGGAGGTTAAACTTATCCTAATGTGGTCGTAAAGCATACGCCGCTTCGGTACTTATGTATCGAGGCGGCTTTTTTGTTATTAAAATTTCAAATCGGTGGTGAAGCAGATTGTCAACATTCGAGCAGATATATGAGGAATGGCTGGAGAAAAATATTGCTCAGGAAGAAAATCAAAGAAGACGTGAATTATTAGTAAAAGGACTGGGACATGGAACAATTGAATTTCTACGCACCATTTGGTATCCCGCCGTTCAACATTTCGATCACTTATATCCTGAATGGGAAGTACGCGATTTTCATAACGGGTATCGTTACATCGATCTTGCCTATCTTCCTGGAACAATGAAAGGTGCCATCGAAATTCAAGGCTACGGCCCCCATGCTAGGGATCTTGACGTTAGACGGTTTAAGGACCTTTGCTGGCGGCATAGCTTGTTAGCACTGGATCATTGGATCATTTTGCCGATTGCTTACCTTTCAATTAAAGATGAGCCGCAGCGATGTCAACAGCTTATCCTATCATTCATTGGCAGGTTTATGGCTGTTGATGCGCCGCCCGAGCTAGATTATCTTGAAGCGGAAACCGTACGTTTTGCACTACGACAGTTCCATTCTTTTAGTCCGGCAGAGCTTGCAAATCACCTGAGCATTTCAGACCAATACGCACGGCGTATTTTACATAAGCTGGTATCTGCGAATCATTTGGAGGTAGCCACCGGAAGTAAGAGATATCGCAAATACCGTCTAAGAAACCTATGAGCCGAACAACAGGTGTGGCAAATACTCACCTTATTCTCTAACGAAACTACATATCGTTATTTAAGCAAAAAAAGGCCTCACAAAATTCTAACGAAACTGGGTATCGCTATTTAGTGAAAAAGACAGGATTACTCCCCATTTTCGACCAAATAGCGATATGGTGTTTCGTTAGAACTCTCGAGGCCTCAAATTTACCTAAATAGCGTGTCACAGTTTCGTTAGCGGGAGGTGTCCGGTGGCATAACGCCGCGATCCGGCCTTACCCGCAAGCAGCCAAGCATTTCCGCTGAGTGTGACTCATGAGCCGCTGCAGAAGAGCTTGCAAAATGCTCAATTACTTTACTTCAACCGATTGTAGATCCTGGTTTGAGCCTTTTTTTAAAGTTAACATCACAATGAAGGAAACGCAGTATAAGGCAGCCAAGTAGATCATTACGACCGTCATGTCATACCTTTGAAGAATATAGCCAACAAAAATTGGTGAAAATCCTCCTATAGCTCTACCGAAGTTAAAAATCGTATTTGTCGCCGTACTTCGAATTTGTACAGGATAAAAATTACCAATTAAAGCTCCATACCCGGCGAACATGCCATTCGAGAAAAAGCCGACAATCGCGCCACCGAGTAAAATGGCGATACTTCCAGTTGCGTAAGAGTATAAAAACACAGCACATGCTGATGCAATCAAAAATATACCAAAAGCCCGCTTTGCGCCAAATCGATCCATAAATCGGCCAAACGCAAGCATCCCAATAATCATGCCAACCGCTGTACTAATTGTCCATAAAGCAGAGCTTGAAACCGATAAACCTTGAGATTTCTGCAACATAGATGGTAACCAAATCATTAAGCCATTGTAGCCGGCAATTTGCACAGTTGCCATAATAATCAATGAAATTGTTGTCATCGATGTTCTAGGCGTCGCAAAAAGCCCGGCTAACTTCCCTTTATTGTCCTCTTTTTTATTTTTTTGAGCAGCCAGCCATTCCGGTGATTCCTCAAGATTCTTACGTACAATAAAGGCGAAAATAACAGGTAACACACCAACTAAGAATAAAGCTCTCCACCCTAAAGTTGGTAGAATAACAGCACTGAGCAATGCTGCTAAAATAACCCCGTACTGAGCACCTACACTAACATATGAAGAAGCTCTCCCTTGCTTATTCTTTGGCCAGGCCTCAGCAACAAGAGCCATACCTATTCCGTATTCGCCTCCTGCGCCAAGACCTGCAATAAATCTATAAATATATACTTGTTCAATATTCGTTGCGAGTCCAGTTAGAGCTGTTCCAATGGCAAACAACAAGACAGTGTACGTAAACACTTTTACCCGCCCATACTTATCAGCTAAAACCCCAAAAATAATTCCACCTAACAGCATACCAATATTCGTGATGGATGAAATCAGTCCACCCGTTGCGAGATCAATGTTAAATTCTGAAATAATCATTGTCATCGCAAAGGAAATAAACATGATGTCCATCCCTTCTAACGTTAAACCAGCTACTGAAGCTACCACTGTTTTCTTACGATAATCCATTTTAGCGCTCCTCCAATTTCTTGTTGTTAAAACCTCTTTTAGGTGTTTGAGGGAATGGATTACACAAACTTCTCCATTCTCTTTTGAAGCCTCACGGGACTTCTTTTAAAAGAGTCACATAAAAAACATAATAAAAAGCCCTTCCGTCACAGAGGACAAAAGGGCATGTAAATACATAGATATTATTAATCTTATAACATCAAGTACCCCTTTTCAGCCTCTCTGGACCGTTTTAAAGGAAAATTATTTCGTGTTACATAGTAGCAAAATAGAATAGGTGATGTCAATAGCTATGATGAATTCGCTAACGAAACTACAGATCATTATTCAGGCCAAAAAAGGCCTCAAAAAAATCTAACGAAACGTGGTAGCGTTATTCTTTGAAAAAAGCGGGGATAAGCCCGAATTTTGCTTAAATAGCGATATGGTGTTTCGTTAGATTTAAAAAGGCCTCAATATTGCCTAAATAGCGTGTCACAGTTTCGTTAACGGGATTATACCACCAAAGGTACGAGCGTGTTGCCACTAGCCTCTAGCCACTAGCGCCCAGCTCCCAATATCTGCCCCTTTATAACTGCATCAAAATTTGCGGATCCTTGATTTTGTTATCTTCGGCTAGCAACACGACCTTGGACAGTACTTCAGCCGTTCTCGGGTCCTCATCCATAAACGGCAAGAACAACCGTCCGCGATGCTGAGAGTGCACTGGAATAATGTTCAATGCCCCGGTTCCTTGTTTGTATGCTATGCCACTACCAAGATGAATAGCGTATTCCCCAAGCTTGCCTTCGATGTGAGCAAAATTGCCGTCCAGTCTCACCTTATCCAGCTTGAGCAGACGTAAGGACTCCTCCACGATCACTTTTCGCAGTTCGATCGTCGTCAGGCTCGCCTCCGGATCCACGCCTCCGACATGCGCTGTGCTGACAACAAGATCGATGTCTCGCATCGTTTCTGAGAACAAGATCGGTGGTACCTCAGCTATAGGAATATGTTTATACGTTTTCCGGTCGAGGAACTCCACCGCCTCCAACGTCGGAGCTTCTGTATCCGCAGGCGAGAACCAATCCGCCATCGCATAGACCGTAGCGATAATATTTTCCCGATAATGCACCTTTTGCAGGCCCGATTCGTAGTTGACTGTCCAACCGCGTCCGCGCAACAGCGCTACCGTCTTGCTTGGCTGTACCTGGTGCCCGGCATAACGCTGCGATCCAGTCTTGCCTGCTCGTTCATCTTCGTTCACAAGATACAGCTCGCGGAATACTTGCTTGAACGGCTGCCGGATGCCACGGGAGAACAAATCGCGTTGATAGTCGCTCCATTCGCCGCTCTCGTAAAGATCCAGTGGATGGGCAATCGTCAGCTGATCCTTGTCTGCAAGCACCCAGGCATCGCCGGACGGTTCAACCAGTCGCAAAGTACCATCCTCTGTTGCCGTGAAATATCCAAGCTGCTGATCCGCTTTGAACACTAACGCAGCAACTAGCGGACGTAGCACCGGACTCGCTGACAAGGCCGCCAGTTCACTAGCGCGGAAATAACTTTGCTCTGCCATAGAACGCTCTAATTCCCGCTTTGCACGACGGTATTGATCTGTCAACTCCGTCTTAGCTTGCTTGAGCTGCTCAATATAAACGTTCTTCTTGAATCTCGCCGGTACCGATTTTAGCAACTTCCCTTTGCTAGTTACTTCTAATTCGGCTTTACCTTCTTCGTCCACCGTCAGGTGCACATTTGTATCTGTATCCAAAGCGTATGGCTCAAAAAGACCGGCCAATTGCTCCAGCATGCGAGCTTCCATATCCCAAGTCAGCCGAATCACATCGGCGTATCCAGCGCTACGAGCCAGATTGCCAAGTGCAATTTGCCCGGCCGTACCTTCGCTCGCACGCCGCTGTGCACCGAATCCCCTACTCTGCTTTAAGAATTCCTGAATAAAGTTATATCTCTCGCGTAAATCCTGCTCCGGATTAGATGCAAACGGGATCAAACTGTACGCCAGCAAATGCTCCTTATTCCGCTTATCGATGACGGATCTCTTCATGTCATCGAGACGCAATTGTCCGAGCACGGCATCGGCAAACAATTGTGAGCGGCGGTGATTGGATCCTGCGGAAATATACTTTGCGCAATCATATAACTGGCGGAAGCGTTCTTCACCTATGGTGCGATATGCTTCATTAAACCAATTGACGTCAAATGCTCCATCGTTAAAGTCCTGCGGCGTAATCGGTGAGTAATGGGCGACAATGGTCTCCTTTTCCGCTGAGAAGCTCTCATTGATATGGGCATGGAAATACCAAGCCGCGCTGCGAAGCCCCTCCCAGCCCAAATACTTGGCTACAATTTCGATCCATTGCGGTGCATACATAGCAGCTTCAAGCAGAAGCTTCTCCGTGATTCCCGTTCCCTGGAGCAATTGCCCTAGCTTCTCCTCATCCTCCCCATCACGCGGATAACAAATCTTCAGGAGATGGCTGAGCGACTCCTTCTTCGTCGTCTGGTTACTGTAACCATAAATATATCCACGAACAAACGTCTCACCGCGCAAGCTCGTCAGTATACGGATCAATGGTTCCATACCATAAATACGCTCGAAAGACATCGTGAACTTAGTGGCATCCGTTGACAAATCGCCGCGAGCAAGCTCAATATCAAGTAGACGAGATACGATTCGCTCACGCAGCTCGATCAGCTGCTCTTGTCGATTCACCAGTGTATCCCGTGGTGAGGTCAGCTCACGCATGTGACTACGTGCATCCCCGCCAAGTAATTCCTTGAACAATTCGTTCTCTCCGATCAACTCCAGCAAAAATGCTCTGAAATATTGGTCTACATCAAGAATCGAATAACGATCCTCCTCATCCATTTCTCCTCTCCGCAGATCATATTGAACCGCCGTTCGGAAGAAAGAGCGGAATGACTCCACATCATGGACACGGCTCTGCAAAATGGAATACAAAGGATCTGCCGCCACTAGCCACACGGGTTGATCCTGCTTCTCCAGCTGTTTCACATCGCTCGTCATCACTTTGATCAGAGCGGCTTCCGCCAACTCATACGTGTCGCCTCTCTTGCTGTCGATAAAGCAAGCAGACACCAACGTCATCACCTGTTGGGTATATCGCAGATCATCCAACATTTCCAATACTTCCAGGATGCTCTCCAGCGGCAGATGCTGTTCCAGGAATTGTCTCCGTCCGCCCTCTAAAAGCTTGGTCTTCCTCATTAGATCGTAGTCAAAAACATCGGAAAAATGACTGTAGAATGAATCTACTCCATACTTCAGATTTTTCATTTGCAGAGTGAGATGAAGTCCCATTAGCTCCTGTGTGCTCACTCCACTCTCTTCATAAAACTTCTGCCACTTCTCAGCTAAAGGATAATGCTGCAGTTCACTTCCTGTCTCGAAGTGATCGTGATCCAGCACCTCCCTCCAATTCTTGTAC
The window above is part of the Paenibacillus lutimineralis genome. Proteins encoded here:
- a CDS encoding MFS transporter → MDYRKKTVVASVAGLTLEGMDIMFISFAMTMIISEFNIDLATGGLISSITNIGMLLGGIIFGVLADKYGRVKVFTYTVLLFAIGTALTGLATNIEQVYIYRFIAGLGAGGEYGIGMALVAEAWPKNKQGRASSYVSVGAQYGVILAALLSAVILPTLGWRALFLVGVLPVIFAFIVRKNLEESPEWLAAQKNKKEDNKGKLAGLFATPRTSMTTISLIIMATVQIAGYNGLMIWLPSMLQKSQGLSVSSSALWTISTAVGMIIGMLAFGRFMDRFGAKRAFGIFLIASACAVFLYSYATGSIAILLGGAIVGFFSNGMFAGYGALIGNFYPVQIRSTATNTIFNFGRAIGGFSPIFVGYILQRYDMTVVMIYLAALYCVSFIVMLTLKKGSNQDLQSVEVK
- a CDS encoding DUF4132 domain-containing protein, which encodes MKALTQEEQYWTAIEARVKETEAGEDTVVRELYKLIREPYINSDSDEYMALYKELTRLSGKRPDSFYDPLEQTMLALTDEKTAEMVNYIIRHAVEFPYASGYYRRPFRTQRPEVHLNMILGKIKELFAAESLQFSLRDYLTKPDYTIERIYWINRVIPDLIAYELDHGDGWVEETLREIIYGDNQTALLKPEMIKGILISHREDVYTMVGELLIAARLQEGLRQSIAEQMDAGTLQANLYLLKVILDHDLFRFSSIVRALGTWTGMGLEAANQRVAGQLLLQAYTALTDEKQRREWLTSANANQVYISLWASAVHEEEVLPEQIKYLMENGEYYQKVVAQYVLANSQNQAVKFEIARNNLNENDPELLYWILQNYSYDYEYEWHVGGIEQRVLKVKRTPALEDKVTRKQEFERFKAILKAVPVKEKSGVSAVLDFAGFHYSSDLVLRKMLYLTAYDMDSEWIAELIDMSAQMSPDLRGDLINYFAGDSSSEKQRAFIFASLSDKSMTNREHALRQVKKLTLHGNEQKLVEDLLKLKTGSLRQNAIDILLHQPGELLSLSLERLLLAKGELQRLAGLELLTELKDDQDRAEQYEQLKPWADRITSPSPKERQLLDKLKQDNGFSAENGFGLYDPQQTEAWLLEQRDVSGVDLRQILMVSTERASKFLHGLDELVHEYRDTEYEVEYYSGHKESKLIGAELRPISYKNWREVLDHDHFETGSELQHYPLAEKWQKFYEESGVSTQELMGLHLTLQMKNLKYGVDSFYSHFSDVFDYDLMRKTKLLEGGRRQFLEQHLPLESILEVLEMLDDLRYTQQVMTLVSACFIDSKRGDTYELAEAALIKVMTSDVKQLEKQDQPVWLVAADPLYSILQSRVHDVESFRSFFRTAVQYDLRRGEMDEEDRYSILDVDQYFRAFLLELIGENELFKELLGGDARSHMRELTSPRDTLVNRQEQLIELRERIVSRLLDIELARGDLSTDATKFTMSFERIYGMEPLIRILTSLRGETFVRGYIYGYSNQTTKKESLSHLLKICYPRDGEDEEKLGQLLQGTGITEKLLLEAAMYAPQWIEIVAKYLGWEGLRSAAWYFHAHINESFSAEKETIVAHYSPITPQDFNDGAFDVNWFNEAYRTIGEERFRQLYDCAKYISAGSNHRRSQLFADAVLGQLRLDDMKRSVIDKRNKEHLLAYSLIPFASNPEQDLRERYNFIQEFLKQSRGFGAQRRASEGTAGQIALGNLARSAGYADVIRLTWDMEARMLEQLAGLFEPYALDTDTNVHLTVDEEGKAELEVTSKGKLLKSVPARFKKNVYIEQLKQAKTELTDQYRRAKRELERSMAEQSYFRASELAALSASPVLRPLVAALVFKADQQLGYFTATEDGTLRLVEPSGDAWVLADKDQLTIAHPLDLYESGEWSDYQRDLFSRGIRQPFKQVFRELYLVNEDERAGKTGSQRYAGHQVQPSKTVALLRGRGWTVNYESGLQKVHYRENIIATVYAMADWFSPADTEAPTLEAVEFLDRKTYKHIPIAEVPPILFSETMRDIDLVVSTAHVGGVDPEASLTTIELRKVIVEESLRLLKLDKVRLDGNFAHIEGKLGEYAIHLGSGIAYKQGTGALNIIPVHSQHRGRLFLPFMDEDPRTAEVLSKVVLLAEDNKIKDPQILMQL
- a CDS encoding glycosyltransferase; protein product: MAVCVVAVLGCISGFVLFRKNTVPESTETYIRDERISVIIPARNEEANLPHILSSLLQQSYQPDEIIVVDDGSEDRTRELAVSFGVKVVDNPELPVGWTGKTWAVWNGFLHSSGELIVFLDADVRLVPQALEKLLGIRRKFGGVISVIPYHYTEKFYERLAMITNVLGVFAFTSPFERKSKQTGLYGSCIITTRVDYEEVQGHDGIKSEILDDLNLGARYRAAGIPVTNFLGHDLVSSRMYPGGIKSELQGFGKGAVLSTANLAAPTTVLVALWLVGLIVSESFLFLWGNESWFFAALAGYIIYTLQIFYFIQYVGKFGKLMPLVHILSTLFFLIVLLYSAYQVVFIGAVSWKGRAIQVRGRS
- a CDS encoding transcriptional regulator, which gives rise to MSTFEQIYEEWLEKNIAQEENQRRRELLVKGLGHGTIEFLRTIWYPAVQHFDHLYPEWEVRDFHNGYRYIDLAYLPGTMKGAIEIQGYGPHARDLDVRRFKDLCWRHSLLALDHWIILPIAYLSIKDEPQRCQQLILSFIGRFMAVDAPPELDYLEAETVRFALRQFHSFSPAELANHLSISDQYARRILHKLVSANHLEVATGSKRYRKYRLRNL
- a CDS encoding SPFH domain-containing protein, translated to MALIDVIKYDGSPDVLVWKHPETELGTWTQLIVNQSQEAILFKDGRALDLYGPGRHTLSTANIPILNNIINLPFGGKSPFSAEVWYINKVSSLDVKWGTSSPIQLQDPKYNIIVPVRAFGQLGIEIEDSRKFLTKLVGTLRGFTQNTLVEYFRGLIGMNINSLITSYLVHKKISVLEINAFTSEMSDHFKSSVATAMEEYGINVLNLYVQSVNLPESDPSVKRLRDALARKAEMDILGYNYQQERTFDTLEGAAKNEGSMQAGIMGTGLGFGMGSGIGGPIGSAMSELAGAMNTKVTNKQAAYRICSNCQHANEENSAFCSSCGQPLAESIQQAAAKETVATCNVCGSPIQKDSKFCPNCGDKYFACPRCGTDNPENSLECVKCKEPLPRHCPKCSELVPGSSKFCGNCGTEVVLKCNSCGHEVGPNQKFCLECGASLLEGGND
- a CDS encoding glycerol-3-phosphate acyltransferase, with translation MIILLTVTAFLSGSLMFSYWLGRVASKDIRREGDGNPGAFNLWQAAGYRLGMLGIVLDFAKGYIPLLLMLQSGFIQGYEPVYVAPAFILGHVFSPFMKFKGGKAIAVTFGVWSALTRFEGALAYALVLALMKLCFRWLPSRRTDPRDADGFQVVAGFLILPIYIGLIHFSMPLLYIWVINFGILLYTNRKAWISFLKSNSYHRTTRNQGHKGDQ